One region of Oncorhynchus mykiss isolate Arlee chromosome 8, USDA_OmykA_1.1, whole genome shotgun sequence genomic DNA includes:
- the LOC110530726 gene encoding protein FAM102B, with protein sequence MSFIMTKKNKFKFKVDFELDELSSVPFVNGVLFCKVRLQDGGFTEESSREQVQANCVRWRKRFSFLCKMSANAGTGVLDPCVCRVSVRKEMKGGKTFAKLGFADLNLSEFAGSGSTTRRCLLEGYDTKNTRQDNSILKVVISTQLMSGDPCFKTPPSTAMKLGIQQAEAGCLYEDRKGGDTHTPCLPIPEPPGKCVSVPDEPRASGHSRTSSYASQQSKVSGYSSGHSRSSSLSELTHKRNPSAGSASTGIGSIPEPSVDRGAEREARSTPPVSVICSCSPVPEHPLTPAKSSASSERLSRHPVKQSSVECQLKRVDATRVDADDIVEKILQSQDFSHGLLDSSAEEEGLRLFVGPGGSTALGSQHTRVGAGPYEQVVIRR encoded by the exons ATGTCGTTCATTATGACGAAGAAAAATAAATTTAAATTTAAGGTCGATTTCGAGTTGGACGAACTATCTTCTGTTCCCTTTGTCAACGGGGTCTTGTTCTGCAAAGTACGGCTCCAAGACGGTGGCTTTACTGAAGAGTCCTCTCG GGAGCAGGTCCAGGCTAACTGTGTGCGCTGGAGGAAGAGGTTCTCCTTCCTGTGTAAGATGAGTGCCAACGCTGGGACAGGAGTACTGGACCCCTGTGTGTGCCGGGTGTCTGTGCGCAAG GAAATGAAGGGTGGAAAGACCTTTGCAAAG CTGGGTTTTGCTGACCTGAACCTGTCAGAGTTTGCTGGCTCTGGCAGCACCACGCGGCGATGTCTACTAGAGGGTTACGATACCAAGAACACCAGACAGGACAACTCCATACTCAAG GTCGTCATCAGCACACAGCTCATGTCTGGGGACCCCTGCTTTAAAAC GCCACCGTCCACAGCCATGAAACTGGGCATCCAGCAGGCAGAGGCAGGGTGTCTCTACGAAGACAGGAAGGGAGGGGACACCCACACACCCTGCCTCCCCATACCAG AGCCCCCAGGgaagtgtgtgtctgttcctgaTGAGCCGAGAGCATCTGGCCACTCTAGAACATCCAGCTATGCCAGCCAACAGTCCAAAGTGTCAG GCTATAGCTCAGGTCACTCACGttcctccagcctatcagagctcaCACACAAGAGGAACCCCTCAGCGGGCTCCGCCTCCACAGGCATCGGCAGTATTCCTGAACCCAGCGTGGACCGGGGGGCTGAGAGGGAGGCCCGCTCTACACCTCCTGTCTCTGTCATCTGTTCCTGCTCCCCCGTGCCTGAACACCCCCTCACCCCCGCAAAGAGCTCTGCCTCCTCAGAGAGACTCAGCAG gcaTCCAGTGAAGCAGAGCTCGGTGGAGTGTCAGCTGAAGAGGGTAGACGCCACACGGGTAGACGCTGACGACATCGTGGAGAAGATCCTCCAGAGCCAGGACTTCAGCCACGGCCTGCTGGACTCCAGCGCTGAGG